The Eubacterium sp. MSJ-33 genomic sequence TGATGATGCAATCTTAGCTTCCAAGGAATTGGAGCTGACTCTTACCGGAAAAGACTGTGGGATGGAGGAACGTGCACCGATGTGCGGCATTCCTTTCCATGCAGCAGATACCTATATTAACCAGCTTGTAAAAAAAGGCTATAAGGTTGCGATTGGTGAACAGGTAGAAGATCCAAAGCTTGCCAAAGGCCTTGTCAAAAGAGAGGTTATCCGTATCGTAACACCCGGTACGAATCTCTCCGCTGAAAGCCTGGAAGAGACAAAGAATAATTATCTGATGTGCATTTCCCATATCGGCAAATATTTCGGCATCTCCGTCACAGACCTGTCTACAGGTGTGTTCAAAACCTGCCAGATCCAGACGGTAGAGAAGGTTGTCGATGAGATCAATAAATTTCAGCCATCCGAGGTATTGTATCACTCCGGTATTGAGCAGATCGAAGATATCCACGCTGTCTGCGAACGGCTGCAGGTCGCACATACAGAAGCACCGGATTATTATTTCGATATAGATACAGACGAAGATACGTTAAAACGGCATTTTCATATCAACAGTCTGGAAGGACTTGGTCTGAAGGATAGCTTGGCGTGTATCGCTTCTTGTGGCGGTCTGATTCAATACCTTCACGAGACACAGATGAACTCCCTGTCCCATATCAACCATATCGAGACCTATTCGGTTGATTCCTATATGATTCTTGATTCTTCTACCAGACGCAATCTGGAACTAACGGAGACCCTGCGGGACAAGCAGAAACGCGGTTCTCTGCTCTGGGTTTTAGACAAGACGAAGACTGCGATGGGAGCCAGAAAGCTACGGGAATATGTAGAGCAGCCACTTCTGGATAAGACAGGAATCGAAAGCCGTCTTGATGCAGTTGAAGCATTGAACGAAGATCTTGTAAACCGCGAGGAGCTTCGTGAATATTTAAACACCATCTATGACCTGGAACGACTGATTACAAGAATTGCGCTGAAAACTGCAAATCCAAGAGACCTGCTTGCATTCAAGACATCCATTCATTATCTGCCTGATATCTACAATATGCTGTCACAATTTCATGCAGCACGTTTTCAGGAGATCTATGAAGATTACGATAGTCTGGAAGATCTATATGATCTGTTAGAGCAGGCAATTGTGGAAGAACCGCCCGTTTCTGTCAAAGAAGGCGGCATCTTCAAAAAAGGATATCGGGATGAGATTGATGAATTACGGCTGGCAAAAACTGAATGTAAAACGTGGCTGGCGGATTTGGAAGCAAAAGAACGGGAAAAGACAGGCATCAAAGGCTTAAAAATTAAATATAACAAGGTATTTGACTATTATTTTGAGGTAACCAACTCCTTTAAGTCCATGGTTCCGGATTATTTTATTCGCAAACAAACACTTGTCAATGCCGAGCGTTTTACAACAGATGAGTTGAACACACTTTCCGGCAAGATTCTGGGTGCAGAAGACAAGCTTTACGCGCTTGAATACGATTGTTATGTGGAATTGCGCGAAACCCTTGCCAAAGCACTTACCCGTGTGCAGAAGATGGCCGGTTATATCGCAGAATTAGATGCCCTTTGCTCACTTGCTTATGTTGCCGATAAGAATCATTATGTTCGTCCGACACTTAATACCGACGGAATCATCGACATCAAAGGCGGCCGCCATCCGGTTGTAGAAAAGATGCTTGCAAATGATAGTTTTGTTGAAAACGATACATATCTTAATAACGCCGAAAGCCGAATTTCTATTATAACAGGACCTAATATGGCAGGTAAATCTACCTATATGCGTCAGACTGCTTTAATCACTCTAATGGCACAGATTGGTTCCTTTGTTCCGGCACAATCTGCTAACATCGGACTCTGCGACCGGATATTTACCCGTGTTGGTGCATCCGATGATCTCGCAAGTGGACAGTCGACCTTTATGATTGAGATGAACGAAGTTGCAAATATTCTTCGCAATGCTACAAAAGACAGTCTGCTTATCTTAGATGAGATTGGACGCGGAACATCCACATTTGACGGATTGTCAATTGCATGGGCTGTAGTAGAATATATTGCCGACCCGAACATTATTGGTGCAAAAACATTGTTTGCAACCCATTATCATGAGCTAACCGAACTCGAAGGGAAATTGTCTTCTGTAAATAATTTCTGTATTGCAGTACAGGAAAACGGCGAAGATATCGTATTTCTGCGTAAGATCATCAAAGGTGGTGCCGATCGGAGCTACGGTATTCAGGTAGCCAGACTTGCTGGTGTTCCGGAACCGGTTTTAACACGTGCGCGTGAGATCTGCAATGAATTGATCGACTCCGACATTACTACGAAAGTCAAAGATATTGATATTAAGACAGACATGACTGAAACACACAAAAAAACAGCAAATAAGTCCGATACTTATGAACAAATGTCCCTGTTTTCTT encodes the following:
- the mutS gene encoding DNA mismatch repair protein MutS; translated protein: MMEQYVATKEKYKDCILFYRLGDFYEMFFDDAILASKELELTLTGKDCGMEERAPMCGIPFHAADTYINQLVKKGYKVAIGEQVEDPKLAKGLVKREVIRIVTPGTNLSAESLEETKNNYLMCISHIGKYFGISVTDLSTGVFKTCQIQTVEKVVDEINKFQPSEVLYHSGIEQIEDIHAVCERLQVAHTEAPDYYFDIDTDEDTLKRHFHINSLEGLGLKDSLACIASCGGLIQYLHETQMNSLSHINHIETYSVDSYMILDSSTRRNLELTETLRDKQKRGSLLWVLDKTKTAMGARKLREYVEQPLLDKTGIESRLDAVEALNEDLVNREELREYLNTIYDLERLITRIALKTANPRDLLAFKTSIHYLPDIYNMLSQFHAARFQEIYEDYDSLEDLYDLLEQAIVEEPPVSVKEGGIFKKGYRDEIDELRLAKTECKTWLADLEAKEREKTGIKGLKIKYNKVFDYYFEVTNSFKSMVPDYFIRKQTLVNAERFTTDELNTLSGKILGAEDKLYALEYDCYVELRETLAKALTRVQKMAGYIAELDALCSLAYVADKNHYVRPTLNTDGIIDIKGGRHPVVEKMLANDSFVENDTYLNNAESRISIITGPNMAGKSTYMRQTALITLMAQIGSFVPAQSANIGLCDRIFTRVGASDDLASGQSTFMIEMNEVANILRNATKDSLLILDEIGRGTSTFDGLSIAWAVVEYIADPNIIGAKTLFATHYHELTELEGKLSSVNNFCIAVQENGEDIVFLRKIIKGGADRSYGIQVARLAGVPEPVLTRAREICNELIDSDITTKVKDIDIKTDMTETHKKTANKSDTYEQMSLFSSPVEMSIANELKTMDLNNMTPMKAMLYLQELQDRLKNI